DNA from Micromonospora nigra:
TCGCCGAGCTGGCCGACGAACGTCTGCGCCAGCGGCACGGGCTGACCCGCGAGTCCGATCCCGTCCGGGCCCGGGCGCTGCTGGGCGATCGTCTGTGGACGTTCCTCGACACCCCGTCCCGCCGCCCCCTGTCGCCGCGCGACCTCGCGGCGATCGTCGCCGAACTGGAGAAGATCTGATGAACGACGTCGACCGGACTATGCCCGCCACCGAGGTCGGCCACCTCGCCCGGGCGGTGCTGGACGCGGTCGGCCAGGTCGTGGTCGGCAAACGGGACGCCCTGGAACTGGTGCTCGCCGGCATCCTCGCTGGCGGGCACGTCCTGCTGGAGGACCTGCCGGGCCTGGGCAAGACGCTGACCGCGCGTTCCTTCGCGCAGGCCCTCGGCCTGGACTTCCGCCGCCTCCAGTTCACCCCGGACCTGCTGCCCGCCGACGTCACCGGCTCGTTCCTCTACGACCAGCGCAGCGGCGACTTCGCCTTCCGCGCCGGGCCGGTCTTCACCAACCTGCTGCTCGCCGACGAGATCAACCGGACCCCGCCGAAGACCCAGTCGGCGCTGCTGGAGGCGATGCAGGAGAAGCAGGTCTCCGTCGAGGGCGTCACCTACCGGCTGGACGAGCCGTTCCACGTCCTCGCCACCGCCAACCCCATCGAGTACGAGGGCACCTACCCGCTGCCCGAGGCGCAGCTCGACCGGTTCCTGCTGCGGGTGTCGTTCGGCTACCCGGAGCACGAGGAGGAGTGGGAGGTGCTGCGCCGGCGGATGGCCCGCCGTCGCGAGGAGGCCGAGATCAAGCCCGTCGTCGACGCGGCCACCCTGCGCGCGATGCAGGCGGCGCTGGAGGATGTGGTGGTGGAGGACTCCGTCGGCCGGTACATCGTCGCCCTGACCTCGGCCACCCGGGAACACCCGTCGGTGCTGGTGGGCGCCTCCCCGCGCGGTTCGCTGGCGCTGCTGCTGCTGGCGCGCGTACGGGCCGTGCTCTCCGGCCGCGACTACGTGGTGCCCGAGGACGTCAAGGACGTCGCCGCCCCCGCCCTCGCCCACCGGATCACGTTGCGCCCGGAGATGTGGCTGCGCCGGGTCGATCCGTCCTTCGTGGTCGGTGAGGTTCTCGACGCCACCCCGGCCCCGGCCAGCGGGGCGTTGCCAAGCTACGCCGCCGGCCAGCCGGGGTACCCGGCGCCGTGACCGGCACGGACCGACCCGACGGCGGCTGGGCTCCCACCCGGGCGCTGGGCCGGGCCGTGCTCCTCACCGGCCTGCTGCTCGTCGCCGCGGTGCTGCTCGGCCGGGTCGACCTGGTGGTGCTGGCCGCTCCGTTCGCGCTCGGCACCGCGTACGCGCTGCGTCGCCGGCCCGCCGCGCCGCCCCAGGTGTGGATCACCGCCGAGGAGGCCCACCTGGTCGAGGGCGGCGAGGTGACCAGCACGGTCACCGTCGGCAATCCCGACGAGCTGACCTACGACGCGGTGGTGCTGCGGGCCCGCGTGTCGCCCTGGCTGCGGATCGAACGGGCCAGCCTCGCCGGCACCGCCCTGGCCACGGGCCGGCCGGGCGACACCGGCTCGGTGGCCGACCGGCCCTTCGTCACCTCGGTCGCTCCGGCGACCGCCGTCGACCTGGAACTGGCCGGCACCGCCCGGCGCTGGGGCCGGCATCCGGTCGGGCCCGCCGGGGCGCGGGTCGCCGCCGCCCAGGGGCTGCTGGTGTCCCGCGCCGTGTACGCCGAGCAGGCCCGCACCCGCGTGTATCCGAGGACCGAGCCGTTCGACGCGGTCGAGGCCATGCCCCGGGCCGCCGGGCTCGTCGGCGCGCACCACTCCCGCCGGCCCGGAGAGGGCGGTGAGCTGGCCGGGGTGCGGGTCTTCGCCCCCGGCGACCGACTGCGCCGCGTCGACTGGCGGGTGTCGCTGCGGACCCGGCAGCTGCACGTGGCGGCCACCCTTTCCGACCGGGACGCCGAGGTCGTGGTGCTGCTCGACGTGCTCGCCGAGGCGGGCCGCTCCGGCGGGGTGGACGGGGCGGCGTCGGTGCTCGACACCACCGTGCGTGCCGCCGCCGCGATCGCCGAGCACTACCTGCACCGGGGCGACCGGGTGGCACTGCTGGAGTACGGCCCCACCGCCCGCAGGCTGCGTCCCGCCACCGGTCGACGGCAGTACCTGACCGTCCTGGAGTGGCTGCTCGACGTCGAGGCCCGGTCCTCCCCGCACGAGCCCTACGACCAGGTCTTCGGCCCGCAACTGCTCTCGGCCGACGCGCTGGTGGTGGTGCTCACCCCACTGCTGGACGAACGGTCGGCGCAGATGCTGGCCCGGCTGGCCCGCTCGGGCCGCTTCGTCGTGGCCGTGGACACCCTGCCGGTGGACCTGCCGGCACCGAAGGACCGGGGCTGGGCGGAGGTCGCGTACCGGCTGTGGCGGCTCGACCGCGACACGATGGTCGCGCAGTTGCGTGAGCACGGCGTACCCGTGGTGCCGTGGGCCGGCGCGGGCAGCCTGGACCAGGTGCTGCGGGACGTGGCCCGCCTGGCCACCGCGCCCCGGGTCGGTGCCCGGTGATGTCCGCCGTCACCGGCCGGGTCCGGGCCGCCCGGCACGTCGCCGGCCGGATCAGCCTGACGCCTCTGCTGGTGCGCGTCGGCGTCTTCCTGCTCGCGCTGGCCGGCCTGCTGCTCGCGTACCCCGCGCAGGTGTTCACCGGGCAGACGGTGCTCGCCCTGGCGGCAGTGGCGCTGCTGCCGGCGGTCGCGCCGCGCCGGGTGTGGCCGACCTTCGCGGCGCTGGTCACCGTGGGCGGTTGGCTGCTCGCCACCGACGGGTACGGCCGGTCGGTCGCGTTGTGGCGGTTGTTCGCCGTGGCGGCCCTGCTCTATCTCACGCACACCCTCTGCGCCCTGTCGGCGATGCTGCCGTACGACGCGGTGGTCGACCCCGATCTGATGCTGCGCTGGCTGATCCGGGCCGCCGGTGTGCTGCTCGCCACCTGTGTGCTGGGCGTCCTCCTGGTGGGACTGGCCGACCTCGGCAGCGGTCAAGGGCTCCAGGCCGCCACCCTCGCCGGCCTGCTGGTCGCAGCCGTGGTGACCGCGTTGCTGGCGTGGCTGCTGCGTCGTCAGTGACCCCGTGGAGCTGACGTTGCGCAGGTCACAGGGGTTGTGCTCCGTCACAGAAGGGGGGCGCGAAGGGGATTAGCGCGGCCCCCGGGGGAAAGATGGAAGACGTGAATCCGAAGCGGATCCTTGTGGTGGGTGCCGGGCACGTCGGTCTCTATGCGGCCCTGCGCCTGTCGAAGAAGCTCAGCTCCCGTGAGGCTGAGGTCGTGGTGGTGGACCCGCAGCCCCACATGACCTACCAGCCGTTCCTGCCCGAGGCGGCAGCCGGCAACATCTCCCCGCGGCACTCGGTGGTGCCCCTGCGGCGGGAGTTGCGGCGGTGCAAGGTGGTGGCCGGCGCGGTGACGCGGATCGACCACGACCGCAGGACCGCCGTGGTGCAGCCGATCGCCGGCCCCGTCCGCGAGATCACCTACGACCACATCGTGGTGGCCCCCGGCTCGGTCTCCCGGACCCTGCCGATTCCCGGCCTGCACGAGCACGGCATCGGTTTCAAGACCATCGGCGAGGCCATCTACCTGCGCAACCACGTGCTGGACCGGCTCGACGTGGCAGCCGCCACCCCGGACCCGCACGTCCGCCGCTCGGCGTTGACCTTCACCTTCGTGGGCGGTGGGTACGCCGGCATCGAGGCGCTCGCCGAGATGGAGGACATGGCCCGGGACGCCCTGAAGTACTACCCGGAGCTGAAGCCGGAGGACATGCGCTGGGTGCTGGTCGAGGCCACCCAGCGGGTGCTGCCCGAGGTCGACCGGGACATGGGCGCCTACACGGTGCAGCAGCTGCTGAAGCGGAACATGGACATCCGGCTGGACACCCGCCTGGAGTCCTGCGTCGACGGGGTGGTGAAGCTCTCCGACGGCGACAGCTTCCGCTCCGACACCATCGTCTGGACGGCCGGCGTGAAGCCGTCGCCGATGCTCGACGCGACCGACTTCCCGCGGGACGAGCGTCGCCGGGTCACCTGCCTGCCGACCCTCCAGGTCGTGGACGGCGACCGGGTCGTCGACGGGGCGTGGAGCGCGGGCGACTGTGCGGCCGTGCCGGACCTGACGAAGGAGCCCGGCAACTTCTGTTCGCCCAGCGCCCAGCACGCGGTGCGGCAGGCGGCCCGGTTGGCCGACAACATCGTCAACGTGGTCCGTGGGCGTGAGCCGGTGGACTACAAGCACAAGCATGCCGGCAGCGTGGCCAGCCTCGGCCTGCACAAGGGCGTCGCCCAGGTGTACGGCATCAAGATGACCGGCTGGCCGGCCTGGTTCATGCACCGGACG
Protein-coding regions in this window:
- a CDS encoding AAA family ATPase, which produces MNDVDRTMPATEVGHLARAVLDAVGQVVVGKRDALELVLAGILAGGHVLLEDLPGLGKTLTARSFAQALGLDFRRLQFTPDLLPADVTGSFLYDQRSGDFAFRAGPVFTNLLLADEINRTPPKTQSALLEAMQEKQVSVEGVTYRLDEPFHVLATANPIEYEGTYPLPEAQLDRFLLRVSFGYPEHEEEWEVLRRRMARRREEAEIKPVVDAATLRAMQAALEDVVVEDSVGRYIVALTSATREHPSVLVGASPRGSLALLLLARVRAVLSGRDYVVPEDVKDVAAPALAHRITLRPEMWLRRVDPSFVVGEVLDATPAPASGALPSYAAGQPGYPAP
- a CDS encoding DUF58 domain-containing protein, which translates into the protein MTGTDRPDGGWAPTRALGRAVLLTGLLLVAAVLLGRVDLVVLAAPFALGTAYALRRRPAAPPQVWITAEEAHLVEGGEVTSTVTVGNPDELTYDAVVLRARVSPWLRIERASLAGTALATGRPGDTGSVADRPFVTSVAPATAVDLELAGTARRWGRHPVGPAGARVAAAQGLLVSRAVYAEQARTRVYPRTEPFDAVEAMPRAAGLVGAHHSRRPGEGGELAGVRVFAPGDRLRRVDWRVSLRTRQLHVAATLSDRDAEVVVLLDVLAEAGRSGGVDGAASVLDTTVRAAAAIAEHYLHRGDRVALLEYGPTARRLRPATGRRQYLTVLEWLLDVEARSSPHEPYDQVFGPQLLSADALVVVLTPLLDERSAQMLARLARSGRFVVAVDTLPVDLPAPKDRGWAEVAYRLWRLDRDTMVAQLREHGVPVVPWAGAGSLDQVLRDVARLATAPRVGAR
- a CDS encoding NAD(P)/FAD-dependent oxidoreductase, with protein sequence MNPKRILVVGAGHVGLYAALRLSKKLSSREAEVVVVDPQPHMTYQPFLPEAAAGNISPRHSVVPLRRELRRCKVVAGAVTRIDHDRRTAVVQPIAGPVREITYDHIVVAPGSVSRTLPIPGLHEHGIGFKTIGEAIYLRNHVLDRLDVAAATPDPHVRRSALTFTFVGGGYAGIEALAEMEDMARDALKYYPELKPEDMRWVLVEATQRVLPEVDRDMGAYTVQQLLKRNMDIRLDTRLESCVDGVVKLSDGDSFRSDTIVWTAGVKPSPMLDATDFPRDERRRVTCLPTLQVVDGDRVVDGAWSAGDCAAVPDLTKEPGNFCSPSAQHAVRQAARLADNIVNVVRGREPVDYKHKHAGSVASLGLHKGVAQVYGIKMTGWPAWFMHRTYHMSRIPSLNRKVRVVVDWSLAFFLKREVVALGQLHDPREEFAEASQPVGAGRV